Proteins encoded within one genomic window of Girardinichthys multiradiatus isolate DD_20200921_A chromosome 21, DD_fGirMul_XY1, whole genome shotgun sequence:
- the ncf2 gene encoding neutrophil cytosol factor 2 translates to MSFVDTLRQWDEAVTCADRQDWSEALSIFLSIEQPNSKICFDIGCLHLLNQELDAAEKAFDCSIRKDEHLAVAFFQRGVTFYKKERYEESSADFQRAFKALRNNQLIDYKALGLRYILCACEVLHNIALAEAQLGNWEKAQENLAKALDYKTEAKLSIIDKALQATLKQKLFKLVEFPSKTLFKPNKHYVAELEKKDYLGKAKVVASVVPQDEFSGFAPLQPQVEDGPAAPKEPEVLRALEGEAHTVLFEFVPETSDELAVVPGNIVFVLQKGADNWAYVVFNERKGLVPYNYLERLEISLGSKPAKGVARLHSRDPPSRPMRIQGLTPSSSSSRNTQQQITQPTDSCFVKIHFTFNFAISVPCGSPYVVLIEKISKKLNLPSTVISLSSDSRGKHLLDNMQMTDVWSRAQDGLITLWCTTKEQNDRKSEKEIYFVALHSYQSSKPEDLSFQEGDKIRLLSRVNQDWLEGQCNGNIGIFPASFAEEVPTNEQ, encoded by the exons ATGTCTTTCGTGGACACGCTGCGGCAGTGGGATGAGGCTGTGACCTGTGCTGACAGACAGGACTGGTCAGAAGCACTCAGCATCTTTTTGTCTATTGAACAACCAAACTCCAAAATTTGCTTTGACATCGGCTGCCTCCATCTTCTTAATCAAGAGCTGGATGCTGCTGAAAAG GCGTTTGATTGCAGCATACGTAAGGATGAGCATTTGGCAGTTGCCTTCTTTCAACGAGGAGTAACGTTTTACAAAAAGGAAAG GTATGAGGAGAGCTCAGCTGACTTTCAGAGAGCTTTTAAAGCACTCAGAAACAACCAGCTGATAGATTACAAAGCGCTCGGCCTCAGATACATCCTATGTGCATGTGAG GTTCTCCACAATATCGCTCTGGCTGAGGCTCAGCTGGGTAACTGGGAAAAGGCCCAAGAAAACCTGGCTAAGGCCCTCGACTACAAAACAGAGGCCAAGCTCAGTATCATCGACAAAGCTCTGCAGGCAACTCTG AAACAAAAGCTGTTCAAACTGGTTGAGTTCCCATCCAAAACGTTGTTCAAACCAAACAAGCACTATGTAGCAGAGCTGGAAAAGAAGGACTACCTGGGCAAAGCAAAG GTTGTTGCCTCTGTCGTTCCACAAGACGAGTTCTCTGGATTTGCCCCATTACAGCCACAG GTCGAAGATGGTCCAGCTGCTCCTAAAGAACCAGAGGTGCTGAG AGCTTTGGAGGGGGAGGCCCACACTGTGCTGTTTGAGTTTGTTCCTGAGACCAGCGATGAGTTGGCTGTCGTGCCGGGCAACATCGTGTTTGTGTTGCAGAAGGGGGCCGACAACTGGGCATACGTGGTCTTCAATGAAAGG AAGGGGCTTGTTCCTTACAACTACCTGGAACGTTTGGAAATCTCCCTGGGTTCTAAACCAGCCAAG GGTGTGGCTCGTCTTCATAGTCGAGATCCTCCAAGCAGACCAATGAGGATTCAAG GTCTTactcccagcagcagcagcagcaggaacacTCAGCAGCAG ATCACCCAACCAACAGACAGTTGTTTTGTCAAAATCCACTTCACCTTCAACTTTGCAATCTCAGTACCATGTGGGTCTCCTTATGTGGTTCTGATAGAGAAAATCAGCAAGAAGCTGAACCTCCCCTCTACAGTGATCTCCCTGAG cTCAGATTCTCGAGGAAAACATCTCCTCGATAACATGCAGATGACAGACGTGTGGAGCCGTGCACAGGATGGGCTCATCACCTTGTGGTGTACTACCAAAGAG caaaatgatAGAAAGTCAGAGAAAGAGATTTACTTCGTGGCGCTTCATTCCTACCAGTCTTCAAAACCAGAAGATCTGAGCTTTCAGGAAGGAGATAAAATCAGGTTGCTCTCCAGAG TAAACCAGGATTGGCTGGAAGGGCAGTGCAATGGGAATATTGGTATATTCCCTGCGTCTTTTGCTGAGGAAGTTCCAACGAATGAACAATAA
- the garem gene encoding GRB2-associated and regulator of MAPK protein 1 isoform X1 codes for MEASCSKMDLGTMLYNNLKDVTWSTTSLPLDQLVSAYKLPQIVKLDNGQLVEGLRDNDYLLIHSCRQWTTITAHSLEEGHYVIGPKIEIPVHYEGQFKLLEQDRDVKEPVQYFHSVEQVAKAFPERVYVMEEITFNVKMASGECNEDTEVYNITLSTGDELTLMGQAEILYAKSSKEKSRLNTIFKKIGKLNSISKIGRGKMPCLICMNHRTNESISLPFQCKGWFSTCSPLELQMQDGEHTIRNIVEKTRLPVNVVVPSTPPRSQYDLHLIREGHRYKLVNIQTKTVVVCCILRSNQIIPVHFPFHMAMPRFIVPEELLLGELWLDTMVHRWFSFCQEQFDIDDYSRAVRDVRADWNDDGKSPKKSSRNSSCGGNSGSSSGSSGCPNHKQVPTSLTYARDELTQSFHRLSVCVYGSNLHGNSEVNLQGCMALCGDWALLPSDGSHSESGENEHLFPELLDCTSQHANLNKLDVPYEELWLDHLKGQNRKPSSGEGVRVTNDDSAAVVAPLYPVTCPPGAITSLEVPLTPPPVPPKSEAVKEECRLLNAPPIPPRSMKQLPSVPAPSKPRQQDTRSPSPTLSYYSSGLHNISGAGEQEGADLQEQSHVCYPCSWGKSSSTEKRATSPSGSLPSDGVSSRLSWPNNLMGGDSCCMDEFVPASCRSYFSYPRKRTPSSSKTCTSSLDDFDSRDHAQSSREFSLQKGPLNQICTKSSSYNSEMYRNKPIEESNTKQSLSCPILPPRTKSNAIKKCPNLPSESVCDPTQGTVSPTELGSNEICSTSNSVALNCPPVSPTAKWQPPLNLSGISIEEVSKCLKFIGLPDDIVSHFVSEKIDGNLLLQLTEEILSEDFKLSKLQVKKLVQFMNGWRPKI; via the exons ATGGAAGCTAGTTGTAGCAAGATGGACCTTGGAACAATGTTGTACAACAATTTAAAAGATGTTACATGGAGCACGACGTCCTTACCTTTAGACCAGCTTGTCAGTGCATATAAGCTGCCACAGATTGTCAAACTGGATAACG GTCAGTTAGTTGAAGGGCTTCGAGACAATGACTACCTCTTGATTCATTCCTGCCGTCAGTGGACAACTATTACTGCTCACAGTCTGGAGGAGGGACACTACGTGATTGGGCCCAAAATAGAGATCCCAGTCCATTATGAAG GCCAGTTTAAGCTGCTCGAGCAGGACAGAGACGTCAAGGAGCCTGTGCAGTACTTCCACAGTGTGGAGCAGGTGGCCAAAGCATTCCCTGAAAGGGTGTATGTCATGGAGGAAATCACTTTCAATGTTAAG ATGGCTTCAGGGGAATGCAATGAAGACACGGAGGTTTACAACATAACACTAAGCACTGGTGATGAACTGACACTAATGGGCCAGGCGGAGATCCTTTATGCCAAGAGCTCTAAAGAGAAATCAAGGCTCAATACTATTTTCAAGAAGATCGGCAAGCTTAACTCTATCAGTAAGATCGGCCGGGGGAAGATGCCCTGCTTGATTTGCATGAACCATCGCACCAACGAGAGCATCAGCCTACCCTTTCAGTGCAAAGGCTGGTTCAGCACCTGCAGCCCGCTGGAGCTCCAGATGCAGGACGGTGAGCACACCATCAGAAACATCGTGGAGAAAACCCGACTCCCCGTCAACGTCGTGGTACCCAGTACCCCACCGCGCAGCCAGTACGATCTCCACCTCATCCGGGAGGGTCACCGCTACAAGCTGGTCAACATCCAGACCAAAACTGTGGTCGTGTGCTGCATTCTGCGAAGCAACCAGATCATCCCCGTCCATTTTCCTTTCCACATGGCCATGCCGAGATTCATCGTTCCAGAAGAACTGCTGCTGGGAGAACTGTGGTTGGACACCATGGTGCATCGCTGGTTTTCCTTCTGCCAGGAGCAGTTTGACATAGATGACTACTCTCGTGCTGTTCGGGACGTGCGGGCCGACTGGAACGACGACGGCAAAAGCCCGAAGAAAAGCAGCAGGAACAGCAGCTGTGGGGGGAACAGTGGAAGCAGCAGCGGCTCCAGCGGATGTCCCAACCATAAGCAGGTCCCCACCTCTCTGACTTACGCCCGGGATGAACTCACGCAGTCGTTCCACCGGCTTTCAGTGTGCGTGTACGGCAGCAACCTGCACGGGAACAGCGAGGTCAACTTGCAGGGATGTATGGCGCTGTGTGGAGATTGGGCTCTTCTGCCTTCTGATGGCAGCCATTCAGAATCTGGAGAGAACGAACACCTGTTCCCTGAGCTGCTGGACTGCACAAGCCAACATGCAAATCTCAACAAGCTGGATGTTCCCTATGAGGAGCTGTGGTTGGATCACCTCAAAGGACAGAACCGAAAACCCTCTTCAGGTGAAGGCGTAAGAGTCACAAACGACGACAGTGCAGCTGTTGTTGCACCGTTGTATCCGGTCACATGTCCTCCTGGTGCCATAACCAGTTTAGAAGTTCCTCTTACTCCACCACCTGTCCCACCCAAGTCTGAAGCT GTGAAGGAGGAATGTCGTCTTTTGAACGCTCCACCCATCCCTCCTAGAAGTATGAAGCAACTACCGTCTGTGCCCGCCCCGTCGAAGCCCCGCCAGCAGGACACTCGGTCTCCAAGTCCAACGCTTTCCTATTATTCTTCAGGTCTCCATAACAT TAGTGGAGCAGGTGAGCAAGAGGGAGCCGACCTACAAGAGCAAAGCCACGTCTGCTACCCCTGCAGCTGGGGTAAATCCAGCAGCACAGAGAAAAGAGCTACTTCGCCCAGCGGAAGCCTGCCGTCAGATGGGGTGTCGTCTCGTTTGTCTTGGCCCAACAACCTCATGGGAGGAGACTCGTGTTGCATGGATGAGTTTGTGCCCGCCAGCTGCCGGAGCTACTTCAGTTACCCCAGGAAAAGGACCCCAAGTTCCTCGAAAACCTGCACGTCCAGTCTGGATGATTTTGACAGCCGAGACCACGCGCAGAGCAGCAGGGAGTTCAGCTTGCAGAAAGGGCCTCTAAACCAGATCTGCACTAAATCTTCAAGCTACAACTCGGAAATGTACAGAAACAAGCCAATAGAAGAATCAAACACTAAACAGAGCCTATCCTGCCCCATCTTACCACCAAGAACTAAATCCAATGCCATTAAGAAGTGCCCAAATTTACCTTCAGAGTCTGTCTGTGATCCCACACAGGGAACTGTTAGTCCTACTGAGCTGGGTTCTAATGAGATCTGTTCCACCTCCAACTCTGTAGCTCTAAACTGTCCCCCCGTTTCTCCCACGGCAAAGTGGCAGCCACCTTTAAACCTGTCCGGCATTTCCATCGAAGAGGTGTCCAAGTGTTTGAAGTTCATTGGCCTGCCGGACGACATCGTTTCTCATTTTGTGTCTGAGAAGATCGACGGGAATCTCCTCCTGCAGCTCACCGAGGAGATTTTGTCCGAAGACTTCAAATTGAGCAAACTGCAAGTGAAGAAACTCGTGCAGTTCATGAATGGGTGGAGACCCAAGATATAA
- the dph2 gene encoding 2-(3-amino-3-carboxypropyl)histidine synthase subunit 2, producing the protein MADAFSSSSETVIQRVVDVNLKENTPAEKLFELYQIRKTCAFINEHNFGKVALQFPDELLVDSAAVAEEIERNNQAKTFILGDTSYGSCCIDEVAAEHVGADCIVHYGSACLSPSKRLPVMYVFEKRPLDVEMCTASFRELYPDPQTNILLLYDVNYDHAIGNLLTHLLPEYPNLVATELVVEGEQCYSHGRLNRDNNIISPPGDDNSQTICQFGRQFSLKSGSSLTDYRMFYVGQEGATLRNFMMTWNRCSFCSFDPVSMKGRIESVNVNRALMKRYYAIERAKDANVVGILVGTLGVADYLAILQQLKETLHRAGKKSYTFAMGKLNVPKLANFLEIDIFVLIACPENSLLDSSEFFKPVVTPFEMEVACNRKREWSEEYVTDFRHLLPGGRSHVPMADQQKDDDEIDVSLITGALRSQNLLNSEPVESSFGSSVVLRNQTLTVANTNSAASFLAGRSWQGLEQKLGETPVVKAVEGRRGIAIAYEEEGTS; encoded by the exons ATGGCTGATGCGTTTAGTAGCAGCTCGGAGACTGTGATTCAGCGTGTGGTTGACGTTAACCTGAAGGAAAACACTCCGGCTGAAAAACTCTTTGAGTTGTATCAGATTAGGAAGACATGCGCGTTCATAAACGAGCATAACTTTGGAAAG GTTGCTCTGCAGTTTCCTGATGAGTTGCTGGTTGACTCAGCGGCAGTGGCTGAAGAGATCGAGAGAAACAATCAAGCCAAAACGTTTATTTTAGGAGATACGTCTTATGGCAG CTGCTGTATTGACGAGGTAGCAGCAGAACATGTTGGAGCTGACTGCATTGTGCACTACGGCAGCGCCTGCCTCAGCCCGTCCAAACGGCTTCCCGTGATGTACGTCTTTGAGAAAAGACCGCTAGATGTGGAGATGTGCACCGCCTCTTTTAGGGAGCTCTACCCGGACCCACAGACGAACATCCTCCTCCTCTATGATGTCAACTACGATCATGCTATCG gcaATCTTTTGACGCACCTATTGCCAGAGTATCCGAACCTTGTAGCCACTGAGCTTGTTGTTGAAGGGGAACAGTGTTACAGTCACGGACGGCTCAACAGAGACAATAACATAATATCTCCTCCTGGGGATGACAACAGCCAGACCATTTGTCAGTTTGGACGGCAGTTCTCCTTAAAAAGTGGTTCATCTTTAACGGACTACCGTATGTTCTATGTAGGCCAGGAGGGAGCAACTTTACGAAACTTCATGATGACCTGGAATCGCTGCTCATTTTGCTCATTTGATCCTGTGTCAATGAAGGGAAGGATCGAGTCTGTGAATGTCAACCGTGCTCTGATGAAGCGCTATTATGCCATTGAAAGGGCCAAAGATGCCAACGTGGTCGGCATCCTTGTTGGCACCCTGGGCGTGGCCGACTACCTCGCCATCCTCCAGCAGCTCAAAGAGACTCTTCACAGAGCCGGCAAGAAGAGCTACACGTTTGCCATGGGGAAGCTCAATGTACCCAAACTAGCAAACTTCCTGGAAATCGACATCTTCGTGCTCATCGCATGTCCCGAGAACTCGCTGCTGGACTCGAGTGAGTTCTTCAAACCTGTGGTGACACCGTTCGAGATGGAGGTAGCCTGCAACAGGAAGAGGGAGTGGTCTGAGGAATATGTCACAGATTTCCGACACCTGCTGCCAG GTGGACGGAGTCACGTGCCGATGGCTGACCAGCAGAAAGATGACGACGAGATCGATGTATCGTTAATAACCGGAGCTCTGCGCAGTCAGAACCTGCTGAACAGCGAGCCTGTAGAGTCCTCGTTTGGGTCTTCTGTGGTGCTGAGGAACCAGACTCTGACTGTAGCCAACACGAACTCGGCAG CGTCTTTTCTGGCTGGTCGAAGCTGGCAAGGCCTGGAGCAGAAGCTGGGAGAGACTCCTGTAGTAAAGGCAGTGGAGGGCAGGAGAGGCATAGCTATCGCCTACGAGGAAGAAGGAACATCTTGA
- the garem gene encoding GRB2-associated and regulator of MAPK protein 1 isoform X2, with protein sequence MEASCSKMDLGTMLYNNLKDVTWSTTSLPLDQLVSAYKLPQIVKLDNGQLVEGLRDNDYLLIHSCRQWTTITAHSLEEGHYVIGPKIEIPVHYEGQFKLLEQDRDVKEPVQYFHSVEQVAKAFPERVYVMEEITFNVKMASGECNEDTEVYNITLSTGDELTLMGQAEILYAKSSKEKSRLNTIFKKIGKLNSISKIGRGKMPCLICMNHRTNESISLPFQCKGWFSTCSPLELQMQDGEHTIRNIVEKTRLPVNVVVPSTPPRSQYDLHLIREGHRYKLVNIQTKTVVVCCILRSNQIIPVHFPFHMAMPRFIVPEELLLGELWLDTMVHRWFSFCQEQFDIDDYSRAVRDVRADWNDDGKSPKKSSRNSSCGGNSGSSSGSSGCPNHKQVPTSLTYARDELTQSFHRLSVCVYGSNLHGNSEVNLQGCMALCGDWALLPSDGSHSESGENEHLFPELLDCTSQHANLNKLDVPYEELWLDHLKGQNRKPSSGEGVRVTNDDSAAVVAPLYPVTCPPGAITSLEVPLTPPPVPPKSEAVKEECRLLNAPPIPPRSMKQLPSVPAPSKPRQQDTRSPSPTLSYYSSGLHNIGAGEQEGADLQEQSHVCYPCSWGKSSSTEKRATSPSGSLPSDGVSSRLSWPNNLMGGDSCCMDEFVPASCRSYFSYPRKRTPSSSKTCTSSLDDFDSRDHAQSSREFSLQKGPLNQICTKSSSYNSEMYRNKPIEESNTKQSLSCPILPPRTKSNAIKKCPNLPSESVCDPTQGTVSPTELGSNEICSTSNSVALNCPPVSPTAKWQPPLNLSGISIEEVSKCLKFIGLPDDIVSHFVSEKIDGNLLLQLTEEILSEDFKLSKLQVKKLVQFMNGWRPKI encoded by the exons ATGGAAGCTAGTTGTAGCAAGATGGACCTTGGAACAATGTTGTACAACAATTTAAAAGATGTTACATGGAGCACGACGTCCTTACCTTTAGACCAGCTTGTCAGTGCATATAAGCTGCCACAGATTGTCAAACTGGATAACG GTCAGTTAGTTGAAGGGCTTCGAGACAATGACTACCTCTTGATTCATTCCTGCCGTCAGTGGACAACTATTACTGCTCACAGTCTGGAGGAGGGACACTACGTGATTGGGCCCAAAATAGAGATCCCAGTCCATTATGAAG GCCAGTTTAAGCTGCTCGAGCAGGACAGAGACGTCAAGGAGCCTGTGCAGTACTTCCACAGTGTGGAGCAGGTGGCCAAAGCATTCCCTGAAAGGGTGTATGTCATGGAGGAAATCACTTTCAATGTTAAG ATGGCTTCAGGGGAATGCAATGAAGACACGGAGGTTTACAACATAACACTAAGCACTGGTGATGAACTGACACTAATGGGCCAGGCGGAGATCCTTTATGCCAAGAGCTCTAAAGAGAAATCAAGGCTCAATACTATTTTCAAGAAGATCGGCAAGCTTAACTCTATCAGTAAGATCGGCCGGGGGAAGATGCCCTGCTTGATTTGCATGAACCATCGCACCAACGAGAGCATCAGCCTACCCTTTCAGTGCAAAGGCTGGTTCAGCACCTGCAGCCCGCTGGAGCTCCAGATGCAGGACGGTGAGCACACCATCAGAAACATCGTGGAGAAAACCCGACTCCCCGTCAACGTCGTGGTACCCAGTACCCCACCGCGCAGCCAGTACGATCTCCACCTCATCCGGGAGGGTCACCGCTACAAGCTGGTCAACATCCAGACCAAAACTGTGGTCGTGTGCTGCATTCTGCGAAGCAACCAGATCATCCCCGTCCATTTTCCTTTCCACATGGCCATGCCGAGATTCATCGTTCCAGAAGAACTGCTGCTGGGAGAACTGTGGTTGGACACCATGGTGCATCGCTGGTTTTCCTTCTGCCAGGAGCAGTTTGACATAGATGACTACTCTCGTGCTGTTCGGGACGTGCGGGCCGACTGGAACGACGACGGCAAAAGCCCGAAGAAAAGCAGCAGGAACAGCAGCTGTGGGGGGAACAGTGGAAGCAGCAGCGGCTCCAGCGGATGTCCCAACCATAAGCAGGTCCCCACCTCTCTGACTTACGCCCGGGATGAACTCACGCAGTCGTTCCACCGGCTTTCAGTGTGCGTGTACGGCAGCAACCTGCACGGGAACAGCGAGGTCAACTTGCAGGGATGTATGGCGCTGTGTGGAGATTGGGCTCTTCTGCCTTCTGATGGCAGCCATTCAGAATCTGGAGAGAACGAACACCTGTTCCCTGAGCTGCTGGACTGCACAAGCCAACATGCAAATCTCAACAAGCTGGATGTTCCCTATGAGGAGCTGTGGTTGGATCACCTCAAAGGACAGAACCGAAAACCCTCTTCAGGTGAAGGCGTAAGAGTCACAAACGACGACAGTGCAGCTGTTGTTGCACCGTTGTATCCGGTCACATGTCCTCCTGGTGCCATAACCAGTTTAGAAGTTCCTCTTACTCCACCACCTGTCCCACCCAAGTCTGAAGCT GTGAAGGAGGAATGTCGTCTTTTGAACGCTCCACCCATCCCTCCTAGAAGTATGAAGCAACTACCGTCTGTGCCCGCCCCGTCGAAGCCCCGCCAGCAGGACACTCGGTCTCCAAGTCCAACGCTTTCCTATTATTCTTCAGGTCTCCATAACAT TGGAGCAGGTGAGCAAGAGGGAGCCGACCTACAAGAGCAAAGCCACGTCTGCTACCCCTGCAGCTGGGGTAAATCCAGCAGCACAGAGAAAAGAGCTACTTCGCCCAGCGGAAGCCTGCCGTCAGATGGGGTGTCGTCTCGTTTGTCTTGGCCCAACAACCTCATGGGAGGAGACTCGTGTTGCATGGATGAGTTTGTGCCCGCCAGCTGCCGGAGCTACTTCAGTTACCCCAGGAAAAGGACCCCAAGTTCCTCGAAAACCTGCACGTCCAGTCTGGATGATTTTGACAGCCGAGACCACGCGCAGAGCAGCAGGGAGTTCAGCTTGCAGAAAGGGCCTCTAAACCAGATCTGCACTAAATCTTCAAGCTACAACTCGGAAATGTACAGAAACAAGCCAATAGAAGAATCAAACACTAAACAGAGCCTATCCTGCCCCATCTTACCACCAAGAACTAAATCCAATGCCATTAAGAAGTGCCCAAATTTACCTTCAGAGTCTGTCTGTGATCCCACACAGGGAACTGTTAGTCCTACTGAGCTGGGTTCTAATGAGATCTGTTCCACCTCCAACTCTGTAGCTCTAAACTGTCCCCCCGTTTCTCCCACGGCAAAGTGGCAGCCACCTTTAAACCTGTCCGGCATTTCCATCGAAGAGGTGTCCAAGTGTTTGAAGTTCATTGGCCTGCCGGACGACATCGTTTCTCATTTTGTGTCTGAGAAGATCGACGGGAATCTCCTCCTGCAGCTCACCGAGGAGATTTTGTCCGAAGACTTCAAATTGAGCAAACTGCAAGTGAAGAAACTCGTGCAGTTCATGAATGGGTGGAGACCCAAGATATAA